The following coding sequences lie in one Vicinamibacteria bacterium genomic window:
- a CDS encoding YicC/YloC family endoribonuclease has product MLKSMTGFARGSAENDAYEIVVEIRSVNHRYLDLRLSGSSSLAPLEKRVRDRVGAELARGKVEVGFRVKPRSESAYTIDVDLALLTELVERLRDVGRRAGIDGEVDLSALVNFPAAFRVKERDVEESSLWKAMEPAIDEALDALSQMRTAEGAEIAADFAARTETLRQLVDDVDKRAEGSRQTRRDDLQARVGEIVGSSIDPATVAMEVARLVERSDIAEEVTRFRSHLVLWRETVAAGSPCGKKLDFIVQEMNREVNTIGAKAQDAGIAERVIAMKTELERLREQVQNIE; this is encoded by the coding sequence ATGCTCAAGAGCATGACTGGCTTCGCGCGCGGCTCGGCGGAGAACGATGCCTACGAGATCGTGGTCGAGATTCGTAGCGTGAATCATCGTTATCTGGACCTGCGTCTGAGCGGCAGCTCTTCGCTCGCCCCTCTGGAAAAGCGTGTCCGCGATCGCGTGGGAGCCGAGCTCGCAAGAGGGAAGGTCGAGGTCGGTTTCCGGGTGAAGCCGCGCAGCGAGAGCGCGTATACGATCGACGTCGACCTGGCCTTGCTCACCGAGCTCGTAGAGCGTTTGCGGGACGTCGGCCGAAGAGCCGGCATCGATGGGGAAGTCGATCTGTCCGCTCTGGTCAACTTCCCGGCCGCGTTTCGGGTGAAGGAGCGCGACGTCGAGGAGTCGAGCCTATGGAAGGCGATGGAGCCGGCGATCGACGAGGCGCTCGATGCGCTCTCGCAGATGCGGACGGCCGAGGGTGCCGAAATAGCGGCCGACTTCGCGGCGCGCACCGAGACCTTGCGGCAGCTCGTTGATGACGTCGACAAGCGCGCTGAGGGAAGCCGCCAAACGAGACGAGACGATCTGCAGGCGCGAGTGGGAGAGATCGTGGGCTCCTCCATCGATCCCGCGACCGTTGCCATGGAGGTGGCCCGCCTGGTCGAGCGAAGCGACATCGCCGAGGAGGTCACCCGCTTCAGGAGCCATCTCGTTCTCTGGCGCGAGACCGTTGCCGCCGGCTCCCCCTGCGGCAAGAAGCTCGACTTCATCGTCCAGGAGATGAATCGAGAGGTCAATACGATCGGCGCGAAAGCCCAGGATGCGGGGATCGCCGAGCGGGTAATTGCCATGAAGACCGAGCTCGAGCGGCTGCGCGAGCAGGTCCAGAACATCGAATGA